In the genome of Myxococcus stipitatus, one region contains:
- a CDS encoding zinc ribbon domain-containing protein → MPQTLCPSCGHSPIPRGAAACPACGEPFDHLPTYKKVGRTRLDRLGDAVDDDATVFGGDLVTSAVSAHPGPVAAVLGAGALAWFLRAGGVLGSLQDPSWTYGLVALDLVLALVLVLNRGPVKGIAQAGLVAQLGMTLWLARASPTAPVHVAYVLLGLVALSLVMGEPGVVRRYLSMGLGLCLALVSGLLLAMPGALASGGGVRQLLVGSELGYRLELPVGWERLTREQLATHIVLPPATLSGSAVGFGDSARGRYGMLWVERGSGATLAAGCQELLRALGGSPGLEASRPVVPAALGSRTQFHGLSTSSGARGTLGCGLLADGRLVGLAVVAAGAADVQAGDAQGSAAFAAVGEGLVLQ, encoded by the coding sequence ATGCCTCAAACACTTTGTCCGAGCTGCGGACACAGCCCCATTCCCCGGGGCGCCGCGGCCTGTCCCGCATGTGGCGAGCCGTTCGACCATCTCCCCACGTACAAGAAGGTGGGTCGCACGCGGCTGGACCGGTTGGGCGACGCGGTGGACGACGACGCCACGGTGTTTGGCGGCGACCTGGTCACCAGCGCCGTGTCCGCGCATCCCGGGCCGGTGGCGGCGGTGTTGGGGGCGGGGGCGCTCGCGTGGTTCCTGCGCGCGGGCGGTGTGCTGGGCTCGCTCCAGGACCCGTCGTGGACGTATGGGCTGGTGGCGTTGGACCTGGTGCTCGCGCTGGTGCTCGTGCTGAACCGAGGCCCCGTGAAGGGCATCGCGCAGGCGGGCCTGGTGGCGCAGTTGGGGATGACGCTGTGGCTGGCCCGGGCCTCGCCGACGGCGCCCGTGCATGTGGCGTATGTGCTGTTGGGGCTGGTGGCGCTGTCGCTGGTGATGGGCGAGCCGGGCGTGGTGCGGCGCTACCTGAGCATGGGGTTGGGCTTGTGCCTGGCGTTGGTGTCGGGACTGCTGCTCGCGATGCCAGGGGCGCTCGCGTCCGGAGGGGGCGTGCGGCAGCTGCTGGTGGGCAGTGAGCTGGGGTATCGGCTGGAGCTGCCGGTGGGGTGGGAGCGGCTGACGCGCGAGCAGCTCGCGACGCACATCGTGCTGCCCCCGGCGACGTTGAGCGGGAGCGCCGTGGGGTTTGGTGACTCGGCGCGAGGGCGCTACGGGATGTTGTGGGTGGAGCGCGGCTCGGGGGCGACGCTCGCGGCGGGGTGTCAGGAGCTGCTGCGTGCGCTGGGCGGGAGCCCGGGGTTGGAGGCGAGCCGGCCCGTGGTGCCCGCGGCGTTGGGGAGCCGGACGCAGTTCCATGGGCTGAGCACGTCGAGCGGCGCGCGAGGCACGCTGGGGTGTGGCCTGCTGGCGGATGGCCGACTGGTGGGGCTGGCGGTGGTGGCGGCCGGGGCGGCGGATGTTCAGGCGGGCGACGCTCAGGGCTCGGCAGCCTTCGCGGCGGTGGGCGAGGGGCTCGTGTTGCAGTAA